Proteins from one Deinococcus misasensis DSM 22328 genomic window:
- a CDS encoding DUF1999 domain-containing protein, with translation MRYRAFTDQDYDALVTLERTVLLQEDPAFDALPEKEKEGRIRTTIASLRFFQRTEHSFVAEADDVLYGAVFAQSVWHGDKPTVWISRIMMHPDAPETALAGLLKACSKSAYDTAIYEVHACFTPEQVSSAEGFRAQGIYAVRHLGSRSETAQGDKLA, from the coding sequence ATGCGCTACCGTGCTTTTACCGATCAGGATTACGATGCCCTTGTGACGCTGGAGCGAACCGTCCTGCTTCAGGAAGACCCCGCGTTTGATGCCCTTCCCGAGAAGGAAAAGGAAGGCCGCATCCGCACCACCATTGCTTCGTTGCGCTTCTTTCAACGCACCGAGCACTCTTTTGTGGCAGAAGCCGATGACGTTCTGTACGGTGCTGTCTTTGCCCAGAGCGTCTGGCATGGAGACAAACCCACCGTGTGGATTTCCCGGATCATGATGCACCCAGACGCTCCTGAAACCGCTCTGGCAGGTTTGCTCAAGGCCTGCTCCAAGAGCGCCTACGACACCGCCATTTACGAAGTGCATGCTTGCTTTACCCCAGAGCAGGTGTCTTCCGCAGAGGGTTTCCGTGCTCAGGGCATTTATGCGGTTCGTCACCTTGGCTCCAGAAGCGAGACCGCACAGGGCGATAAACTGGCCTGA
- a CDS encoding TetR/AcrR family transcriptional regulator, translated as MPRHTDTKHILLDIARELFAEQGYRVTTLEQIAARAGITKPAVYRHYASKQAILEALLAQAAHQEQEIFAADASLPLRERLIQVAHLYTGGFNPLMAVITGASDKREQVAEAEMHARKHMRQTLARLTELFDREIQRGTVSGDPQILAVMFSSVIHGSQMHLSRNPILQEKQLLETSIDVFLHGCLWDNETTQSW; from the coding sequence ATGCCACGCCACACCGACACCAAACACATTCTGCTGGACATTGCCCGTGAACTGTTTGCCGAACAGGGTTACCGGGTGACCACCCTGGAGCAGATTGCTGCACGGGCAGGCATCACCAAGCCTGCGGTGTACCGGCATTACGCCAGCAAACAGGCCATTCTGGAAGCGTTGCTGGCACAGGCAGCCCATCAGGAGCAGGAGATTTTTGCAGCAGATGCCTCTTTGCCTTTGCGTGAACGCCTGATTCAGGTGGCCCACCTGTACACCGGAGGGTTCAACCCACTGATGGCCGTGATCACCGGAGCCAGTGACAAACGCGAACAGGTTGCCGAAGCCGAAATGCATGCCAGAAAGCACATGCGCCAGACCCTTGCCCGCCTGACCGAGCTTTTTGACCGGGAAATCCAGAGGGGCACCGTCTCTGGAGATCCGCAAATTCTGGCGGTGATGTTCAGCAGTGTGATCCACGGCTCACAAATGCACCTGAGCAGGAATCCCATCCTGCAAGAAAAACAGCTTCTGGAAACCTCCATTGATGTGTTTTTGCACGGTTGCCTCTGGGACAATGAGACAACGCAGTCATGGTAA
- the pth gene encoding aminoacyl-tRNA hydrolase, protein MVGLGNPGLEYAQTRHNVGFMVLDRLAEKLGVRFSKKGNAEIAEARVGTEKVILLKPLTYMNLSGQAVVPVMRFYKLRPEDLLVVQDDLDMPFRMMKFRHGGNSGGQRGIKHIAQLLGTDEFTRLKVGIDRPPPKYDVPAWVLSKFKPEEQPDLVQLVDLGVQAATSWAEHGLDVAQQKFNGTDLRPKPQKKPKEVLPIPMRVKMCGMTRVEDAVLAEKLGVDAIGLIFASFSKRYVTPEQARKISLSLSVLPSRVGVFVDAPLDELLKTADTARLTAIQLHGNESPEYASRVAEFYPVIRAFKVKDDTLDLSEWQDFTVLLDGSEPGSGQAFDWSLLPRLKPPKRWWLAGGLGPQNVKAALEAVKGHLPVGVDAVTHLESAPGIKDPARMRAFMQNVRSSG, encoded by the coding sequence ATGGTTGGGCTGGGCAATCCCGGATTGGAGTATGCCCAGACGCGTCACAATGTGGGCTTCATGGTGCTGGACCGCCTCGCGGAGAAACTCGGGGTGCGCTTTTCCAAAAAAGGCAACGCCGAAATCGCAGAAGCCAGAGTCGGCACCGAAAAAGTGATCTTGCTGAAACCCCTGACCTACATGAACCTCTCGGGTCAGGCGGTGGTTCCTGTGATGCGCTTTTACAAGTTGCGCCCAGAAGACCTTTTGGTGGTGCAGGATGATCTGGACATGCCTTTTCGCATGATGAAATTCCGGCATGGTGGGAATTCAGGGGGCCAGAGGGGCATCAAACACATCGCACAACTGCTTGGAACCGATGAATTCACCCGCCTGAAAGTGGGCATTGACCGTCCTCCACCCAAGTACGATGTGCCTGCGTGGGTGCTCTCCAAATTCAAACCCGAGGAGCAACCGGACCTTGTGCAGTTGGTGGATCTGGGCGTGCAAGCGGCTACCAGTTGGGCCGAGCATGGTCTGGATGTGGCCCAGCAAAAATTCAATGGCACGGACCTCAGACCCAAACCCCAGAAAAAACCCAAGGAGGTTTTGCCCATCCCCATGAGAGTCAAAATGTGCGGAATGACCCGCGTTGAAGATGCCGTGCTGGCCGAAAAACTGGGCGTGGATGCCATTGGATTGATTTTTGCGTCTTTCAGCAAACGGTACGTGACCCCAGAACAGGCCCGCAAAATCAGCCTCAGTTTGTCGGTGCTCCCTTCCAGGGTGGGGGTTTTTGTGGATGCCCCTCTGGACGAACTGCTGAAAACCGCAGACACAGCCCGCCTGACGGCCATCCAATTGCATGGGAATGAAAGCCCAGAGTACGCCTCCAGAGTGGCTGAATTTTATCCCGTGATCCGGGCCTTCAAGGTCAAAGACGACACACTGGACCTTTCAGAGTGGCAGGATTTCACGGTTTTGCTGGATGGCAGCGAGCCCGGCTCTGGTCAGGCTTTTGATTGGTCTTTGTTGCCCCGCCTGAAACCCCCGAAACGCTGGTGGCTGGCCGGAGGTCTGGGACCCCAGAATGTCAAAGCTGCTCTGGAAGCCGTCAAAGGGCATTTGCCTGTGGGCGTGGATGCCGTCACCCATCTGGAATCTGCACCGGGCATCAAAGACCCTGCGCGAATGCGGGCATTTATGCAAAACGTTCGTTCGTCAGGCTGA
- a CDS encoding biotin--[acetyl-CoA-carboxylase] ligase, which produces MDLLSHLTDEVQSGEALAEQFGVSRVAIWKQVQKLQQEGYPVLSEKPRGYRLLPGTPTPQQVSARLKGQLGRNYHYHGTVSSTQDVARQLATEGAPHGTVVLAEKQTRGRGRRGKVWNTPVGAGLYFTIILKPQFAVSELSLLPLMAGVAVREACGVGLLKWPNDLITEKGKMSGMLLEADVRAEEVHHVLLGIGINVVPEGLPEGAVGLGSFVPEVNRAVLFAEVMHQLELWMGMTEMAVLQAWRKHSGTLGREVQVQTPRGMVQGRAVDLDARGLWVETPEGRTCVTAGDVSLVGTV; this is translated from the coding sequence ATGGACCTGCTTTCCCACCTCACCGACGAGGTGCAGAGCGGTGAAGCTCTGGCGGAGCAATTTGGCGTGAGCCGTGTGGCCATCTGGAAGCAGGTTCAAAAGCTGCAACAAGAAGGGTATCCGGTCCTTTCAGAGAAGCCCAGAGGCTACCGTTTGCTGCCGGGAACGCCTACCCCCCAGCAGGTGTCAGCACGGCTTAAAGGGCAGTTGGGGCGCAATTACCATTACCATGGCACGGTCAGCAGCACACAGGATGTTGCCCGACAACTGGCCACCGAAGGGGCACCCCACGGCACTGTGGTCCTTGCAGAAAAGCAAACCAGAGGCCGGGGTCGTCGGGGAAAAGTTTGGAACACCCCTGTCGGTGCAGGGCTGTACTTCACCATCATTCTCAAACCGCAGTTTGCTGTGTCAGAGCTGTCTTTGCTTCCCTTGATGGCCGGAGTGGCGGTCCGTGAAGCTTGTGGTGTGGGCCTGTTGAAATGGCCCAACGACCTGATCACCGAAAAAGGCAAAATGTCCGGCATGCTCCTTGAGGCCGATGTGCGCGCTGAAGAAGTGCACCATGTGCTGCTGGGCATCGGAATCAACGTGGTTCCAGAGGGCCTGCCAGAAGGGGCCGTGGGTCTGGGTTCTTTCGTTCCAGAGGTCAACCGTGCTGTGTTGTTTGCAGAGGTGATGCACCAGTTGGAACTCTGGATGGGCATGACCGAAATGGCGGTCCTGCAGGCATGGCGCAAACACAGTGGCACCCTGGGCCGTGAAGTGCAGGTGCAGACCCCCAGAGGCATGGTGCAGGGGCGTGCTGTGGATCTGGATGCCAGAGGGCTCTGGGTTGAAACCCCGGAGGGCAGAACCTGTGTGACGGCTGGGGATGTCAGTCTGGTGGGAACGGTTTAG
- a CDS encoding LptF/LptG family permease, protein MNRRIDQYVIKEVLPLLMAGMLVVVLLLLIAVFIEVLGPILAKGANPLLVGKLIAYSIPEAVGRGLPIALLFAVLIAMTRLAADSEIKSALAGGIAPNRLMTPVMVLSVVVALVSFINMALFVPQSAQKVLQTQRDILLDNPRVLVKEGTVFKDSLNRAIYIDEILPGNALRGVQVIQLNASEPPRELITANEGKLESDTGTIVLYNGQRITYRDAKPVTIANFTEARLPVQDLQATFTGGIKDSLVNMPLRDLWAQVKEARERGFPAYPENTALQRKFAEPAAAIAFGFFAVTLALYSFRSGTSVGLVWVLSLTFLYYATWSVFRVMGENGALPPVVAAWAPDALYVLAGLVLLTITARR, encoded by the coding sequence ATGAACCGTCGCATCGACCAGTACGTCATCAAAGAAGTTCTGCCGCTCCTGATGGCCGGGATGCTGGTGGTGGTTCTGCTGCTCTTGATTGCGGTGTTCATTGAGGTGCTCGGCCCCATTCTGGCCAAGGGGGCCAATCCTTTGCTGGTGGGCAAACTCATCGCTTACAGCATTCCTGAGGCGGTGGGCAGGGGCCTTCCGATTGCTTTGCTTTTTGCGGTCCTGATCGCCATGACCCGTCTGGCTGCCGACAGCGAGATCAAAAGTGCTCTGGCTGGAGGGATTGCCCCCAATCGCCTGATGACCCCTGTGATGGTGCTCAGTGTGGTGGTGGCTCTGGTGAGTTTCATCAACATGGCCCTTTTTGTGCCCCAGAGTGCCCAGAAGGTGTTGCAAACCCAGCGGGACATCCTGCTGGACAACCCGCGTGTGCTGGTCAAAGAGGGCACGGTGTTCAAGGATTCCCTGAACCGCGCCATCTACATCGATGAAATTCTGCCCGGAAATGCTTTGCGTGGGGTGCAGGTGATTCAACTCAATGCTTCAGAGCCCCCCAGAGAACTGATCACCGCCAATGAAGGCAAACTGGAAAGCGACACCGGAACCATCGTGCTTTACAACGGTCAGCGCATCACCTACCGGGATGCCAAGCCGGTCACCATTGCCAATTTCACGGAGGCCCGTTTGCCTGTGCAGGACCTGCAGGCCACATTCACAGGGGGCATCAAAGATTCGCTGGTCAACATGCCCTTGCGGGACCTCTGGGCGCAAGTCAAAGAGGCCAGAGAGCGTGGCTTCCCGGCCTACCCTGAAAACACGGCCTTGCAACGCAAGTTTGCAGAGCCTGCTGCGGCCATCGCTTTTGGTTTCTTTGCCGTGACGCTGGCGCTTTATTCTTTCCGTTCTGGAACCAGCGTGGGTCTGGTGTGGGTGCTCAGCCTGACCTTCTTGTACTACGCCACCTGGAGTGTTTTCCGGGTGATGGGTGAAAACGGGGCTCTGCCTCCCGTGGTCGCCGCATGGGCACCAGATGCCCTGTACGTGCTGGCCGGGTTGGTGCTCCTCACCATCACAGCGAGGCGCTGA
- a CDS encoding LptF/LptG family permease: protein MVLKFTRYLLREVLPLYLVGFVVFTILMTTDLLSSTVGVMIRNNTPLDQALLMFALRMPDFISKALPVAVPFAILMGLGRLAKDSELKVLFTSGITPSRLLAPLLVMGAVVSAILFVLDANVRPMANARWWDTINIVYNGAPPPREEQLFTQIQNGVLFSAGSIRQNTDNTAQMSGVMVRTPEATYTAMGGQWDSQAQTWELFSVWKVTSEGSPPVFEPRRAFAYRGQLVEFTPLPEYLSIPQIEQRLAAGNLLPENERSLRFELQRRFAEPLAALCFAFAAAALGLLLRDRSWAFIAVILLIFTYYVLWSYTPELAKVGALPVWLAAWLPDLVFVLLGAGLLRRLR, encoded by the coding sequence GTGGTTCTTAAATTCACCCGTTATCTGCTGCGCGAAGTCCTTCCTTTGTATCTGGTGGGTTTCGTGGTTTTCACCATCTTGATGACCACAGATTTGTTGAGTTCTACGGTCGGTGTGATGATTCGCAACAACACCCCTCTGGATCAGGCTTTATTGATGTTTGCCTTGCGAATGCCCGACTTCATTTCCAAAGCATTGCCTGTAGCTGTTCCTTTCGCGATCCTGATGGGATTGGGAAGACTGGCCAAAGACAGCGAATTGAAAGTGCTGTTCACCTCTGGCATCACCCCGAGCCGCCTGCTGGCCCCTCTGCTGGTGATGGGGGCTGTCGTGAGCGCCATCCTGTTTGTGCTGGATGCCAATGTCCGACCCATGGCGAATGCCCGCTGGTGGGACACCATCAACATTGTTTACAACGGTGCCCCTCCACCCAGAGAGGAGCAACTGTTCACGCAGATTCAGAATGGTGTGCTGTTCAGTGCAGGCAGCATCCGCCAGAACACCGACAACACCGCACAGATGTCTGGCGTGATGGTCCGCACCCCCGAGGCCACGTACACCGCAATGGGCGGACAGTGGGACTCGCAAGCCCAGACGTGGGAACTGTTCAGTGTCTGGAAGGTCACTTCAGAAGGCAGCCCTCCGGTGTTCGAACCGCGCAGAGCGTTTGCTTACCGGGGTCAGCTGGTGGAGTTCACCCCTTTGCCAGAGTACCTGTCCATCCCTCAAATCGAACAGCGTCTGGCAGCCGGGAACCTGCTCCCTGAAAACGAGCGTTCTTTGCGCTTCGAATTGCAACGGCGTTTTGCTGAACCCCTTGCCGCTTTGTGTTTCGCTTTTGCTGCTGCAGCTCTGGGGCTTTTGCTCAGGGACCGCTCTTGGGCCTTCATTGCCGTGATTTTGCTGATTTTCACCTATTACGTGTTGTGGTCTTACACCCCTGAGTTGGCCAAAGTGGGCGCTTTGCCGGTCTGGTTGGCGGCATGGTTGCCGGACCTGGTGTTTGTGCTGCTCGGGGCAGGACTGCTCAGGAGGCTCAGATGA
- a CDS encoding N-acetyltransferase, producing MMPEFQFMYPTPTEVLEQHPLHPHLNVFRPAYKQHAALIGITGIPSGSVGTVLCEGQVVCYATLHPPDKYQRFGESTLEGFLELGAVESAPEYRSQRLARRLLDVMVPPESFQENILIATLYHWHYDLENTGLSTYAYRRLLEKLYSRVGFEVVKTDDPEIISYPGNALMVRIGSRIPEDLRAEFERLRFLRQTRGLDFEARL from the coding sequence ATGATGCCCGAGTTCCAATTCATGTACCCCACCCCCACTGAAGTGCTGGAGCAGCACCCTCTGCATCCACACCTGAATGTGTTCAGGCCAGCTTACAAGCAGCACGCAGCGTTGATTGGAATCACCGGGATTCCCTCTGGGAGTGTGGGGACGGTGCTTTGTGAAGGGCAGGTGGTGTGTTATGCCACCCTGCATCCACCAGACAAGTACCAGCGTTTTGGAGAAAGCACCCTGGAAGGGTTTCTGGAGCTCGGGGCTGTGGAAAGTGCGCCAGAGTACCGTTCCCAGCGTCTGGCAAGGCGTTTGCTGGATGTGATGGTTCCCCCTGAAAGCTTTCAGGAGAACATCCTGATTGCCACCCTGTACCACTGGCATTACGATCTGGAGAACACCGGACTTTCCACCTACGCTTACCGCCGTCTGCTGGAAAAGCTGTACTCAAGGGTGGGTTTCGAGGTGGTCAAAACCGACGATCCCGAGATCATCTCTTACCCCGGCAATGCCCTGATGGTGCGGATCGGCAGCCGCATTCCTGAAGATTTACGGGCAGAGTTTGAGCGGTTAAGATTCTTGAGGCAGACCCGCGGGCTGGATTTCGAAGCCCGGTTGTGA
- a CDS encoding CBS and ACT domain-containing protein, with the protein MLVRDIMTKNPLFVGPEASIHDAFLVMQENQIRHLPIMQDGKLLGMVSNRDIRWVVSAFVTPDVKELQNQTIEKLMVRPVMTVDEDQPIEEAARIMRTHKVGSLMVLNDMDEVVGIVTGIDLLDAIINLTGVHQPSSRLEVELKSEPGELARVSQLMADLGVNIVSVLTSHTDDQHQRFLFRIQTMNPRVAAHKLREAGFQVVYPQ; encoded by the coding sequence ATGCTTGTTCGGGACATCATGACCAAAAACCCCCTGTTTGTTGGTCCAGAGGCCAGCATCCACGATGCCTTTCTGGTGATGCAGGAAAACCAGATCCGCCACCTGCCGATCATGCAAGACGGCAAACTGCTCGGGATGGTGTCCAACCGGGACATCCGGTGGGTGGTGTCGGCGTTCGTGACCCCGGATGTCAAAGAGCTGCAAAACCAGACCATCGAAAAACTGATGGTGCGTCCAGTCATGACCGTGGACGAAGACCAGCCCATTGAAGAAGCGGCCCGCATCATGCGGACCCACAAGGTGGGCTCTCTGATGGTCCTGAACGACATGGACGAGGTGGTGGGCATCGTGACCGGCATTGATTTGCTGGACGCCATCATCAATTTGACCGGGGTGCACCAGCCCAGCAGCAGGCTGGAAGTCGAGTTGAAAAGCGAACCCGGCGAACTGGCCCGCGTGAGCCAGCTCATGGCCGACCTCGGGGTGAACATCGTGTCGGTGCTGACCAGTCACACCGATGACCAGCACCAGCGGTTTCTGTTCCGCATCCAGACCATGAACCCGAGGGTGGCTGCCCACAAGTTGCGCGAAGCCGGATTTCAGGTGGTTTACCCACAATGA
- a CDS encoding acetoin utilization protein AcuC gives MNPITPTALIYSPEFQRYNLGPDHPFKSVRGELTLSLLQELGAIREEDIHLPLEITDAELMLTHARDYVNVVRQASLGEPVERAREFGLDTSDTPTFPGMHEATLSIVGGTVKAAELVMSGQYKRAFNVGGGLHHAQHRMAAGFCVYNDLSVAAKRLSMAGYRVAYLDIDAHHGDGVQMLHYHDKHVLTISLHENGRYLWPGTGSTYELGQGDGSGYSLNVPLEPYTQDHSFLEVMDGLIPEAFEWFKPDVLLLQAGCDPHQQDPLADLCLTTQGLSHVYERIIRYADEHCSGRIVATGGGGYATYNVAPRAWALLYLALSGQPTPEMLPESWRAKWTAPDPQEDPLPSHWWDDAVEIPRKAEIESRNRRTVERLLRDWREVRK, from the coding sequence ATGAACCCCATCACACCCACCGCTTTGATTTACTCGCCTGAGTTCCAGAGGTACAACCTCGGGCCGGACCATCCTTTCAAAAGTGTGCGTGGGGAACTGACCCTGTCTTTGCTGCAAGAACTCGGGGCCATCCGTGAAGAGGACATCCACTTGCCTCTGGAGATCACCGACGCAGAACTGATGCTCACCCACGCCAGAGACTACGTGAACGTGGTGCGGCAGGCTTCTCTGGGTGAACCGGTGGAACGGGCCAGAGAGTTCGGTCTGGACACCTCCGACACCCCCACCTTCCCCGGCATGCACGAAGCGACCCTTTCCATTGTGGGCGGAACGGTCAAGGCCGCTGAACTGGTGATGTCCGGTCAGTACAAACGGGCCTTCAATGTGGGAGGAGGTCTCCACCACGCCCAGCACCGCATGGCCGCCGGGTTCTGCGTTTACAACGACCTTTCTGTGGCTGCCAAACGCCTGAGCATGGCCGGATACCGGGTGGCCTACCTCGACATCGATGCCCACCACGGAGATGGGGTGCAAATGCTGCACTACCACGACAAACACGTGCTGACCATCAGCCTCCACGAAAATGGCCGTTACCTGTGGCCCGGCACCGGCAGCACCTATGAACTCGGGCAGGGAGATGGCAGCGGATACAGCCTGAATGTGCCCCTTGAACCTTACACACAGGACCACAGTTTTCTGGAAGTGATGGACGGCCTCATCCCAGAGGCTTTCGAGTGGTTCAAGCCAGATGTGCTGCTCCTGCAAGCCGGATGCGACCCGCACCAGCAAGACCCTCTGGCCGACCTGTGCCTGACCACACAGGGCCTGTCCCACGTGTACGAGCGCATCATCCGTTATGCCGATGAACACTGCTCTGGACGCATTGTGGCCACAGGAGGCGGAGGCTATGCCACTTACAATGTGGCCCCCAGAGCGTGGGCACTGTTGTACCTCGCGCTCTCTGGACAGCCCACCCCTGAAATGCTCCCGGAAAGCTGGCGGGCAAAGTGGACGGCCCCTGATCCTCAGGAAGACCCTTTGCCTTCCCACTGGTGGGACGATGCCGTCGAGATCCCCAGAAAAGCCGAAATCGAGTCCCGCAACCGCCGAACCGTGGAACGTCTGCTCAGGGACTGGCGCGAGGTCAGGAAATAA
- a CDS encoding NUDIX domain-containing protein produces the protein MAEVLKIDESWYQRVTQVKDRTSAGGVVARLERGRIYIAVAQEVGGQWALPKGGVERGESLLQAAIREIGEETGLTELVPLGKLGVKERYGLKKGIWITQHFFLFLTRQKTGVPTDPRHRHGVRWFVLEDFPELFWPEQTALVRESARTIEGRVRAYRPAK, from the coding sequence ATGGCGGAAGTCCTCAAAATTGACGAATCATGGTACCAGAGGGTCACGCAGGTCAAAGACCGCACCTCGGCAGGAGGGGTGGTGGCCCGTCTGGAACGGGGACGCATTTACATTGCGGTGGCACAGGAAGTGGGTGGGCAATGGGCTTTGCCCAAAGGCGGAGTGGAACGCGGTGAGAGCCTTCTGCAAGCCGCCATCCGCGAAATTGGTGAGGAAACCGGGCTGACCGAACTGGTGCCTCTGGGCAAACTCGGGGTCAAAGAACGTTATGGTCTGAAAAAAGGCATCTGGATCACCCAGCATTTTTTCCTGTTCCTGACCCGCCAGAAAACCGGGGTCCCCACCGATCCGCGCCACCGGCATGGTGTGCGCTGGTTTGTCCTCGAAGATTTCCCGGAGCTGTTCTGGCCCGAGCAAACCGCTCTGGTGCGCGAATCTGCCCGGACCATTGAAGGTCGGGTGCGCGCTTACCGCCCTGCCAAGTGA